Proteins from a genomic interval of Pseudomonas silesiensis:
- a CDS encoding methyl-accepting chemotaxis protein: MSLSSHSMPLSPSEKRWLPWFGKTGKIAMGWSCRLNRSAYPVIEQTFEAIAETRVQLLHNWTREQWEHLAELADHLGRDFAHLDSAALMDKLRQAEDFSELFVVDVAGNVIVSTWNRRGNTRLEHTRALAEGLKAPFLHGPYRDPLTLNIGPSSSRFHDEVTLMFYQPLKADGKVLGCLCGRVPNDVLGDLIQREAGHIFAESGDNYLFMAQSRFDPAIEPGTALSRSRFEDGTFTHGENLKSGVHTPWKTVQIQRHTELELRFTDPATQQLHPGVRETIRKGSNLFVTYPGYSDYRHVPVVGKGVTFQLPGSPDRWGMMCEADLEEVYRRRSLTHGLMKPYLATMTGLFACNFVVQHYSGLTQGLIDAVEVVSMVGATLLFSLLGPKRLAARLEGMTGVIRTIAEGEGNLRQRLDTTTMANDETGDMGRWINSFIDHLDSVVGQVVKASRNVGATNQMMLGRSQEAGITSAEVSEAVHRMMIIVEDQLGEIQQASAGAEQMKQVMDEVVTRAREQFLAVQAGTQSIRDVVERSSSSVQLLDSRMTQIGKITSLISDITNQTNLLALNAAIEAARAGEHGRGFAVVADEVRSLAARTSRAADDIRQMVEGLQGETQKAVSFMEEGVKDVDNSLRLAEDASSENVQLHQAVESMFAIIQQLNNHSLDYGKTIRQVDQSSTQMRQTVVVLQSSAETVRLNANKLQKLVGQFEVSNCSERVAAA, encoded by the coding sequence ATGTCGCTATCAAGTCATTCCATGCCGTTATCCCCCAGTGAGAAGCGCTGGTTACCCTGGTTCGGCAAAACCGGAAAGATAGCGATGGGCTGGTCGTGCCGGCTCAATCGATCGGCTTACCCGGTCATCGAGCAAACCTTCGAAGCCATCGCTGAAACCCGCGTGCAATTGCTGCACAACTGGACCCGCGAGCAGTGGGAACACTTGGCTGAACTGGCGGACCATCTCGGCCGCGATTTCGCCCACCTCGACAGTGCAGCCTTGATGGACAAACTGCGCCAGGCGGAAGATTTTTCCGAGTTGTTCGTGGTCGATGTCGCTGGCAACGTCATCGTCTCGACCTGGAACCGACGGGGCAACACCCGGCTCGAGCACACCCGTGCATTGGCCGAAGGGTTGAAGGCGCCGTTTCTTCATGGTCCTTACCGCGATCCACTGACCTTGAACATCGGTCCATCCTCTTCACGCTTCCACGATGAAGTCACCTTGATGTTTTATCAGCCCCTGAAGGCCGATGGAAAGGTCCTTGGCTGCCTCTGTGGCCGTGTGCCCAACGATGTGTTGGGCGATCTGATCCAGCGCGAGGCCGGGCACATTTTTGCCGAGTCCGGCGACAACTATCTGTTCATGGCGCAGTCGCGATTCGATCCCGCCATCGAGCCGGGGACGGCCTTGTCGCGCTCACGTTTCGAGGACGGCACTTTTACCCATGGCGAAAACCTCAAGAGCGGCGTGCACACGCCGTGGAAGACCGTGCAGATCCAGCGCCACACCGAACTGGAACTGCGCTTCACCGACCCGGCGACCCAGCAACTGCACCCGGGTGTCCGCGAGACCATCCGCAAGGGCTCCAACCTGTTCGTGACTTATCCCGGTTACTCGGATTACCGGCACGTTCCCGTGGTCGGCAAGGGTGTCACCTTCCAGTTGCCAGGCTCACCTGACCGCTGGGGCATGATGTGCGAGGCCGACCTGGAGGAGGTCTACCGTCGGCGCTCGCTCACCCATGGCCTGATGAAGCCTTATCTGGCGACCATGACCGGCCTGTTTGCCTGCAATTTCGTGGTCCAGCATTACAGTGGCCTGACCCAGGGCCTGATCGATGCTGTCGAAGTGGTGAGCATGGTGGGCGCCACGCTCCTGTTCAGCCTGCTGGGGCCCAAGCGCCTGGCGGCAAGGCTGGAGGGGATGACCGGTGTGATCAGGACCATCGCCGAGGGCGAGGGCAACCTGCGACAGCGCCTGGACACCACGACCATGGCCAACGACGAGACCGGTGACATGGGGCGCTGGATCAACAGCTTCATCGACCACCTGGACTCGGTGGTCGGGCAAGTGGTGAAGGCCAGTCGCAACGTCGGCGCCACCAATCAGATGATGCTGGGCCGCAGCCAGGAAGCCGGCATCACTTCGGCCGAGGTGTCCGAAGCGGTGCACCGCATGATGATCATCGTGGAAGACCAGTTGGGCGAGATCCAGCAAGCCTCGGCCGGCGCCGAGCAGATGAAGCAGGTGATGGACGAAGTCGTCACCCGTGCCCGTGAACAGTTTCTCGCGGTGCAGGCCGGCACCCAGTCGATTCGGGATGTGGTCGAGCGCTCGTCTTCCAGCGTGCAATTGCTCGACAGCCGGATGACGCAAATCGGCAAGATCACCAGCCTGATCAGCGACATCACCAACCAGACCAATCTGCTGGCGCTCAACGCCGCCATCGAGGCGGCGCGCGCGGGCGAGCATGGGCGCGGCTTTGCGGTGGTGGCCGATGAGGTGCGCAGTCTCGCCGCGCGCACGTCACGGGCGGCCGACGACATCCGGCAGATGGTCGAAGGTCTGCAGGGCGAAACGCAAAAAGCCGTCAGCTTCATGGAGGAGGGGGTCAAGGACGTCGATAACAGCCTGCGCCTGGCCGAAGATGCCTCCTCGGAAAACGTGCAGTTGCATCAAGCGGTGGAAAGCATGTTTGCGATCATTCAGCAGCTCAACAACCACAGCCTGGATTACGGCAAGACAATCCGGCAGGTCGACCAGTCTTCCACCCAGATGCGCCAGACGGTGGTGGTGCTGCAGAGCAGTGCCGAAACCGTGAGGCTCAATGCCAACAAACTGCAGAAACTGGTGGGGCAGTTTGAGGTGAGTAATTGCAGTGAACGGGTGGCGGCGGCTTGA
- a CDS encoding PDR/VanB family oxidoreductase: MSNSSPLTALVHTLRYEAEGIISVELRPYGDTVFPPFEAGSHIDLHLPNGLVRSYSLLNSPSDRGRYVVGILRDRNSRGGSEFVHGQLRVGMQLPISSPRNNFQLDLNARHSVLVAGGIGITPIYCMFRQLLALGKSAELIYCARSRQEAALVEELSGLDANVLYHFNDEKGMPPDLSAYLAGQPADTHFYCCGPTPMLDAFESTCEGLGYPHAHIERFAAAELPPSEDAQSSYSVELKKTGKTLSIEPGLSLLDVLLEAGCDIEYSCREGVCGSCETRVLEGDVDHRDGVLTKAERAANKSMMVCVSGCKSRRLVLDL; encoded by the coding sequence GTGTCCAATTCCTCCCCCCTCACCGCGCTCGTGCACACCCTGCGCTACGAAGCCGAAGGCATCATCAGCGTCGAATTGCGGCCCTATGGCGACACCGTCTTCCCTCCGTTCGAAGCCGGCTCGCACATTGACCTGCACCTGCCCAACGGGCTGGTGCGCAGCTACTCGCTGCTCAATTCGCCGAGCGATCGCGGCCGTTACGTGGTCGGCATCCTGCGCGATCGCAACAGCCGTGGCGGCTCGGAATTTGTCCACGGGCAATTACGGGTCGGCATGCAATTGCCGATCTCGTCACCGCGCAATAACTTTCAACTGGACCTCAACGCCAGACACAGCGTGCTGGTGGCTGGTGGCATCGGCATCACGCCGATCTACTGCATGTTCCGCCAACTGCTGGCCCTGGGAAAATCCGCCGAGTTGATCTATTGCGCCCGTTCACGGCAGGAAGCCGCGCTGGTGGAAGAACTCAGCGGCCTGGACGCCAACGTGCTGTACCACTTCAACGATGAAAAAGGCATGCCGCCGGACTTGAGCGCCTACCTGGCCGGTCAGCCGGCTGACACGCACTTCTATTGCTGCGGGCCGACACCGATGCTCGATGCCTTCGAAAGCACCTGCGAAGGCCTCGGTTACCCCCACGCCCATATCGAGCGCTTCGCCGCGGCAGAGTTGCCGCCGTCCGAAGATGCGCAGAGCAGCTACAGCGTGGAGCTGAAAAAAACCGGCAAGACCCTGTCGATCGAGCCGGGCTTGAGTTTGCTCGACGTGCTGCTCGAGGCGGGTTGCGACATTGAATACAGCTGTCGCGAAGGGGTGTGTGGTTCGTGCGAAACACGGGTCCTGGAAGGTGACGTCGATCATCGCGACGGTGTGCTGACCAAGGCCGAGCGCGCGGCGAACAAGTCGATGATGGTGTGTGTGTCGGGTTGCAAGAGTCGGCGGTTGGTACTCGACTTATAA
- a CDS encoding amidase, producing the protein MIEVTEVSIAELRAALESGRTTAVELVQAYLARVDAYDSPDTATALNAVVVRNPEALEEARASDARRAKGETLGPLDGIPYTAKDSYLVKGLTAASGSPAFANLIACRDAFTIERLRAAGAICLGKTNMPPMANGGMQRGVYGRAESPYNADYLTAPFASGSSNGAGTATAASYAAFGLAEETWSSGRGPASNNGLCAYTPSRGVISVRGNWPLTPTMDVVVPFARTMADLLEVLDVVVAEDPDTRGDLWRMQPWVPIPSVASVRPASYASLAADRSALAGKRFGVPRMYINADPEAGTADAPGIGGPTGQRINTRASVIGLWEEARQALEAAGAEVLEVDFPMVSNCEGDRPGAPTVFTRGLVSKEFLHHELWDLTAWAFDDFLQANGDPKLNRLVDVDGPLIFPHDPGTLPNREGDLVAGMDEYVRMAERGITPWDQITTVPDGLRGLEQTRRIDLEDWMDRLGLDAVIFPTVADVAPANADVDPQSADIAWSNGIWVANGNLAIRHLGVPTVTVPMGIMPDIGMPVGLTFAGRAYDDSTLLRLAAAFESTGTKRMIPPRTPPLPSGKK; encoded by the coding sequence ATGATCGAAGTCACCGAAGTCTCCATTGCCGAACTGCGTGCGGCGCTCGAATCAGGCCGCACCACTGCGGTCGAGCTGGTCCAGGCGTATCTGGCCCGGGTCGATGCCTACGACAGTCCAGACACCGCCACTGCCCTCAACGCGGTCGTGGTGCGCAACCCCGAGGCCCTCGAGGAGGCCCGGGCGTCCGATGCCCGTAGGGCCAAGGGCGAAACCCTGGGACCACTCGATGGCATCCCTTATACGGCCAAGGACAGTTACCTGGTCAAGGGGCTGACCGCCGCCTCGGGCAGTCCGGCATTCGCCAACCTGATCGCCTGTCGCGATGCGTTCACCATCGAACGGCTGCGGGCTGCGGGTGCGATCTGCCTGGGCAAGACCAATATGCCGCCCATGGCCAACGGCGGCATGCAACGCGGGGTCTACGGTCGCGCGGAGAGTCCGTATAACGCCGACTACCTCACCGCCCCCTTCGCCTCGGGCTCATCGAACGGCGCCGGGACCGCCACCGCCGCCAGCTACGCGGCCTTCGGCCTGGCTGAAGAGACTTGGTCGAGCGGGCGCGGGCCTGCGTCGAACAATGGCCTGTGCGCCTACACGCCGTCGCGCGGGGTGATCTCGGTGCGCGGCAACTGGCCGTTGACCCCGACCATGGATGTCGTGGTGCCGTTTGCCCGGACCATGGCCGACCTGCTCGAAGTGCTCGACGTAGTGGTCGCGGAGGATCCCGACACCCGCGGCGATCTGTGGCGGATGCAACCCTGGGTGCCGATTCCAAGTGTCGCCTCGGTACGCCCGGCCTCCTATGCATCGCTTGCGGCGGATCGCTCTGCGCTCGCCGGCAAACGCTTTGGCGTGCCGCGCATGTACATCAACGCCGATCCCGAAGCCGGTACGGCGGATGCGCCGGGTATCGGCGGCCCGACCGGGCAGCGGATCAACACCCGGGCCTCGGTGATCGGGCTCTGGGAAGAGGCTCGCCAGGCACTCGAGGCCGCAGGCGCCGAAGTGCTCGAGGTCGACTTCCCGATGGTCTCCAATTGCGAGGGCGATCGTCCGGGTGCACCGACGGTGTTTACCCGGGGCCTGGTGTCCAAGGAGTTCCTGCATCACGAGTTGTGGGATCTGACGGCCTGGGCGTTCGATGATTTTCTGCAAGCCAACGGCGATCCGAAGCTGAATCGCCTGGTCGATGTCGACGGGCCGCTGATTTTCCCCCACGACCCGGGAACCCTGCCCAATCGCGAGGGCGACCTGGTCGCGGGCATGGATGAGTACGTGCGGATGGCCGAGCGCGGCATCACCCCCTGGGATCAGATCACCACAGTGCCGGATGGATTGCGCGGGCTGGAACAGACCCGTCGGATCGATCTGGAAGACTGGATGGACCGGCTGGGGCTCGATGCGGTGATCTTCCCGACGGTCGCCGACGTCGCGCCGGCGAATGCCGACGTCGACCCGCAGTCCGCGGATATCGCCTGGAGCAACGGCATCTGGGTCGCCAACGGCAACCTCGCCATCCGCCACCTGGGCGTGCCCACGGTCACGGTGCCGATGGGGATAATGCCGGATATCGGCATGCCGGTCGGGCTGACGTTTGCCGGTCGGGCTTATGACGATTCGACGTTGTTGCGGTTGGCGGCGGCGTTTGAGTCGACGGGAACCAAGCGCATGATTCCGCCTCGGACGCCGCCATTGCCGAGTGGCAAAAAATAG
- a CDS encoding MFS transporter, whose translation MPAIDNITTRSTPHHGLSKEERKVIFASSLGTVFEWYDFYLYGSLAAIIAKHFFAGVNETTSFIFALLAFAAGFAVRPFGAIVFGRLGDMIGRKHTFLITIVIMGISTAIVGFLPGYATIGVAAPIILITLRLLQGLALGGEYGGAATYVAEHAPKGKRGYFTSWIQTTATLGLFMSLLVILACRTILGTEAFEAWGWRIPFLLSILLLIVSVYIRLQLSESPVFLKMKAEGKSSKAPLTESFARWDNLKIVIMALLGGTAGQAVVWYTGQFYALFFLLQTLKIDPQTANLLIAGSLLIGTPFFVIFGSLSDRIGRKGIIMAGCILAALTYFPIFQALTQYGNPDVFAAQAKNPVTVIADPDQCSFQFDPVGKAKFTSSCDLAKTVLAKRAIPYENVKAEPGAVAQVRIGDKVIQSFEGTGMPAADFKARNDAFVATLGSSLKEAGYPEKADPAKTNYPMVLLLLTILVIYVTMVYGPIAAWLVELFPARIRYTSMSLPYHIGNGWFGGFLPTVAFAMVAATGDIYYGLWYPIIIAVMTAILGIFFLPETKDRDIHHT comes from the coding sequence ATGCCCGCAATCGACAATATAACCACGCGTAGCACCCCCCACCACGGGCTTAGCAAGGAGGAGCGCAAAGTCATCTTTGCCTCGTCCCTGGGCACCGTGTTCGAGTGGTACGACTTTTACCTTTACGGCTCGCTTGCCGCGATCATCGCCAAGCATTTCTTCGCCGGGGTCAACGAGACAACCTCGTTCATCTTCGCGCTCCTCGCGTTCGCCGCGGGCTTCGCCGTACGCCCCTTCGGTGCCATTGTGTTCGGCCGCCTGGGGGACATGATCGGGCGCAAACACACCTTCCTCATCACCATCGTGATCATGGGTATTTCCACGGCCATCGTCGGCTTCCTGCCCGGCTATGCGACCATCGGTGTGGCAGCGCCGATCATCCTGATCACCCTGCGCCTGTTGCAAGGCCTGGCCCTGGGCGGTGAATACGGCGGTGCGGCGACCTACGTCGCCGAGCATGCGCCCAAAGGCAAGCGCGGTTATTTCACTTCGTGGATTCAAACCACAGCGACCCTCGGCCTGTTCATGTCACTGCTGGTGATCCTCGCCTGTCGCACCATCCTCGGCACCGAAGCCTTCGAGGCCTGGGGCTGGCGGATTCCGTTCCTGCTGTCGATCCTGTTGCTGATCGTCTCGGTGTACATCCGCCTGCAACTCAGCGAGTCGCCGGTGTTCCTGAAAATGAAGGCTGAAGGCAAGTCTTCCAAGGCGCCGCTGACCGAATCCTTCGCCCGTTGGGACAACCTCAAGATCGTGATCATGGCCCTGCTCGGCGGCACTGCCGGCCAGGCCGTGGTCTGGTACACCGGGCAGTTCTACGCGCTGTTCTTCCTGCTGCAGACGCTGAAGATCGACCCGCAGACCGCCAACCTGCTGATCGCCGGCTCGCTGCTGATCGGGACGCCGTTCTTCGTCATATTCGGCAGCCTGTCCGACCGCATCGGCCGCAAGGGCATCATCATGGCCGGCTGCATCCTCGCGGCGCTGACCTACTTCCCGATCTTCCAGGCGCTGACCCAGTACGGTAACCCCGACGTGTTCGCCGCGCAGGCGAAGAACCCGGTCACGGTGATCGCCGATCCCGACCAGTGCTCGTTCCAGTTCGACCCGGTGGGCAAGGCCAAATTCACCAGCTCCTGCGACCTGGCCAAGACGGTGCTGGCCAAGCGGGCCATCCCCTATGAGAACGTGAAGGCCGAACCTGGCGCCGTTGCGCAGGTGCGTATCGGTGACAAAGTCATCCAGAGCTTCGAGGGCACCGGCATGCCGGCCGCCGACTTCAAGGCCAGGAACGACGCCTTCGTCGCGACCCTGGGTTCGTCGCTCAAGGAAGCCGGCTACCCCGAGAAGGCCGACCCGGCCAAGACCAACTACCCGATGGTGCTGCTGCTCCTGACCATCCTGGTGATCTACGTGACCATGGTCTACGGCCCGATCGCCGCCTGGCTGGTGGAACTGTTCCCGGCGCGCATCCGCTACACCTCGATGTCGCTGCCGTACCACATCGGCAACGGCTGGTTCGGCGGCTTCCTGCCTACCGTAGCGTTCGCCATGGTCGCGGCCACGGGTGATATCTACTACGGGCTGTGGTACCCGATCATCATCGCGGTGATGACGGCCATCCTGGGTATTTTCTTCCTGCCGGAAACCAAGGACCGGGACATTCATCACACCTGA